One genomic window of Pseudomonas chlororaphis subsp. piscium includes the following:
- a CDS encoding GntP family permease, with translation MSVIIALAALALLMLAAYRGYSVILFAPIAALGAVLLTDPSAVAPAFTGVFMEKMVGFIKLYFPVFLLGAVFGKLIELSGFSRSIVAAAIRLLGTRQAMLVIVLVCALLTYGGVSLFVVVFAVYPFAAEMFRQSNIPKRLIPATIALGAFSFTMDALPGTPQIQNIIPSTFFNTTAWAAPWLGVIGTIFVFCAGMLFLQRQRNKAYKAGEGYGSDLRNEPETAADLQLPNPWIALSPLLLVGLMNLLFTHWIPLWYGKTHSLALAGMAAPVQTDVTKLTAIWAVQAALLVGIIVVLVCGFSAIRGKLAEGSKSAVSGALLAAMNTASEYGFGAVIASLPGFLVLSDWLKSIPNPLVNEAITVTLLAGITGSASGGMSIALAAMSETFISAAHAANIPLEVLHRVAAMASGGMDTLPHNGAVITLLAVTGLTHRQAYKDIFCITLIKTLAVFVVIATFYATGIV, from the coding sequence ATGAGTGTGATCATTGCCCTGGCAGCCCTCGCGCTGCTGATGTTGGCTGCTTACCGTGGCTACAGCGTTATCCTCTTTGCCCCCATCGCCGCCCTCGGCGCCGTCCTGCTCACCGACCCGTCCGCCGTGGCGCCCGCCTTCACTGGCGTGTTCATGGAGAAGATGGTCGGCTTCATCAAACTCTACTTCCCGGTATTCCTGCTTGGCGCGGTGTTCGGCAAGCTGATCGAGCTGTCGGGCTTCTCCCGTTCCATCGTCGCGGCGGCCATCCGCCTGCTCGGCACCCGCCAGGCGATGCTGGTGATCGTGCTGGTCTGCGCCCTGCTGACCTACGGTGGCGTCTCGCTGTTCGTGGTGGTGTTCGCGGTCTACCCGTTCGCCGCCGAGATGTTCCGCCAGAGCAATATCCCCAAGCGCCTGATCCCGGCGACCATCGCCCTCGGTGCGTTCTCCTTCACCATGGACGCCCTGCCCGGAACCCCGCAGATCCAGAACATCATCCCCAGCACCTTCTTCAACACCACCGCCTGGGCCGCGCCCTGGTTGGGGGTGATCGGCACCATTTTCGTGTTCTGCGCCGGCATGCTGTTCCTCCAGCGCCAGCGCAACAAGGCGTACAAGGCCGGTGAAGGCTACGGCAGCGACCTGCGCAACGAGCCGGAAACCGCCGCCGATCTGCAGTTGCCCAACCCCTGGATCGCCCTGTCGCCACTGTTGCTGGTGGGCCTGATGAACCTGCTGTTCACCCACTGGATTCCCCTGTGGTACGGCAAGACCCATAGCCTGGCCCTGGCCGGCATGGCCGCCCCGGTGCAGACCGATGTCACTAAGCTCACTGCCATCTGGGCGGTCCAGGCCGCCTTGCTGGTGGGCATCATCGTGGTCCTGGTGTGCGGCTTCTCGGCCATTCGCGGCAAGCTCGCCGAGGGCAGCAAGAGCGCGGTCAGCGGCGCCCTGCTGGCGGCGATGAACACCGCCTCGGAATACGGCTTCGGCGCGGTGATCGCCTCCCTGCCGGGCTTCCTGGTGCTGTCGGACTGGCTGAAAAGCATCCCCAACCCGCTGGTCAACGAAGCCATCACCGTGACCCTGCTGGCCGGCATCACCGGCTCCGCCTCGGGTGGCATGAGCATCGCCCTGGCGGCCATGTCGGAGACCTTCATCAGCGCCGCCCACGCCGCCAACATCCCCCTGGAAGTGCTGCACCGCGTGGCCGCCATGGCTAGCGGCGGCATGGACACCCTGCCGCACAACGGCGCGGTGATCACCCTGCTGGCGGTCACCGGCCTGACCCACCGCCAAGCCTACAAGGACATTTTCTGCATTACGCTGATCAAGACCCTGGCCGTCTTCGTCGTGATCGCCACTTTCTACGCCACCGGCATTGTGTGA
- a CDS encoding sugar kinase — MNTSNAGKRIALIGECMIELQHRADGSLQQSFGGDTLNTAVYLARELGEGAYVDYVTALGDDSFSDAMCQSWAEEGIGLGMVQRLPGRLPGLYCIQTDAKGERRFLYWRNEAAVRDCFTTPAAEPILAALPAYDVLYFSGITLAVLGEQGRKKLIDTLVEARKRGARIVFDNNYRPRLWASVEQAQAAYRQVLAYVDLALLTLDDELALFGHGDGAAVFAAYPDTPEVVLKRGAEACLIRCGGESFEVPAQRVEQVVDTTAAGDSFSAAYLACRLRGGSPQQAAEAGHRLASRVIQVPGALIPRA; from the coding sequence ATGAACACTTCCAATGCTGGGAAACGCATCGCCCTGATCGGCGAATGCATGATTGAACTGCAACACCGCGCCGACGGCAGCCTGCAACAGAGCTTTGGCGGCGACACCCTGAATACTGCGGTGTACCTGGCCCGTGAATTGGGCGAGGGCGCTTATGTCGACTATGTCACCGCACTCGGTGACGACAGTTTCAGCGATGCCATGTGCCAGAGCTGGGCCGAGGAAGGCATTGGCCTGGGCATGGTCCAGCGCCTGCCGGGGCGTTTGCCCGGGCTGTACTGCATCCAGACCGACGCCAAGGGCGAGCGGCGTTTTCTTTACTGGCGCAACGAAGCGGCGGTGCGCGACTGTTTCACCACCCCTGCGGCCGAGCCAATCCTGGCGGCGCTGCCGGCCTACGATGTGCTGTATTTCAGCGGCATCACCCTGGCGGTGCTGGGCGAGCAGGGGCGCAAGAAACTCATCGATACCTTGGTTGAAGCACGCAAGCGCGGGGCGCGGATCGTCTTTGACAATAACTACCGGCCACGGCTCTGGGCTTCGGTGGAGCAGGCGCAGGCGGCTTATCGCCAGGTGCTGGCCTATGTCGATCTGGCGTTGCTGACCCTGGATGACGAGCTGGCGTTGTTCGGGCATGGCGACGGTGCGGCGGTGTTCGCCGCTTACCCGGATACCCCCGAAGTGGTGCTCAAGCGTGGCGCCGAAGCGTGCCTGATCCGCTGTGGCGGCGAGTCGTTCGAGGTGCCGGCGCAGCGGGTGGAGCAGGTGGTGGACACCACGGCGGCGGGGGATTCGTTCAGTGCGGCGTATCTAGCGTGTCGCTTGCGCGGCGGTAGCCCGCAGCAGGCGGCAGAGGCGGGGCATCGCTTGGCGAGCCGGGTGATTCAGGTGCCGGGGGCGTTGATTCCAAGAGCCTGA
- a CDS encoding PAS domain-containing sensor histidine kinase, whose amino-acid sequence MNAPTSGSEAETLIARLDWAATPLGAVDHWPQSLRTAVDIVIHSPMPMLLLWGAQLTQIYNDGFALLAGNKHPGAFGQSAHLTWPELKDFAAPIYSAVLQGQVRTFSEKPFTLQRHGRESEVWLDLTYSPIRDESGEVAGILVTSIETNERRRIALELEQRSAASLKAQHETEERLQLALAATDAVGTWDWDIGDDRFIADAHFAQLHSIDPALAGQLPISEYLKGVHPEDRGMVARSIKHCITHGTEYAEEYRLQQPDGQIRWVFARGRCYKDHHGRPVRFLGAALDLTDRKQMEQALRQSQTELQLIINAMPVLIGYVDHEERFRLNNSAYLDWYGLTPQELYGRTIREVIGDALYATRADKIAAALAGKPCSFEAKTPHRDGRTRHALMKYLPRYGADGAINGFYIFVIDETERRQTEEALRHLNETLEERVAERTQALAAANQRLQSEMFERERAENALRHAQKMEAVGQLTGGIAHDFNNMLTGIIGSLELMQRYIDDNRSAEIGRFTEAAMSSAKRAAALTHRLLAFSRRQSLDRRPLEPNQLVRSLHDLFNHTKGEHIELKMNLGDNVWSINSDASQLENALLNLVINARDAMPDGGVLTIETANSYLNGSDLNTLEPVKAGDYVMLGVSDNGAGMTPRVLAKAFDPFFTTKPIGQGTGLGLSMIYGFAQQSGGHLTITSEPGQGTCVRLYLPRLHSAVQADSPVQASVEAPYAVAGESVMLVEDDPAVRMLVLNVLRELGYTTFEAEDAKSALPLLESERRVDLLVTDVGLPGMNGRQLAEIARQQRPQLKVLFMTGYAEKAAERQGFLDAGMDLIAKPFSIEALAQKIRQMIGQQG is encoded by the coding sequence ATGAACGCCCCCACCTCCGGCAGCGAAGCCGAAACCCTGATTGCCCGGCTGGACTGGGCCGCCACGCCGCTGGGCGCGGTCGACCACTGGCCGCAGAGCCTGCGCACCGCGGTGGACATCGTGATCCACTCGCCGATGCCGATGCTGCTGTTGTGGGGCGCGCAGCTGACGCAGATCTACAACGACGGCTTCGCCCTGCTGGCCGGCAACAAGCACCCCGGCGCCTTCGGCCAGTCGGCCCACCTGACCTGGCCGGAACTCAAGGACTTCGCCGCACCGATCTACAGCGCCGTGCTGCAAGGCCAGGTGCGCACCTTCAGCGAAAAACCCTTCACCCTGCAGCGCCACGGCCGTGAGTCGGAGGTCTGGCTGGACCTGACCTACAGCCCGATCCGCGACGAAAGCGGCGAGGTCGCCGGAATCCTGGTCACCAGCATCGAAACCAACGAGCGCCGACGCATCGCCCTGGAACTGGAGCAGCGCTCGGCGGCCAGCCTCAAGGCCCAACACGAAACCGAAGAGCGCCTGCAACTGGCACTGGCGGCGACCGACGCCGTCGGCACCTGGGACTGGGACATCGGCGACGACCGTTTTATCGCCGACGCCCACTTCGCCCAACTGCACAGCATCGACCCGGCCCTGGCCGGGCAACTGCCCATCAGCGAATACCTCAAGGGCGTGCACCCGGAAGACCGCGGCATGGTGGCGCGCAGCATCAAGCACTGCATCACCCACGGCACCGAGTACGCCGAGGAATACCGCCTGCAACAGCCCGACGGCCAGATCCGCTGGGTCTTCGCCCGCGGGCGCTGCTACAAGGATCACCACGGCCGGCCGGTGCGTTTCCTCGGCGCCGCCCTGGACCTGACCGACCGCAAGCAGATGGAACAGGCGCTGCGCCAGAGCCAGACCGAGCTACAGCTGATCATCAACGCCATGCCGGTGCTGATCGGCTACGTCGACCACGAAGAGCGCTTTCGCCTGAACAACAGCGCCTACCTCGACTGGTACGGCTTGACCCCGCAGGAACTGTACGGCCGGACCATCCGCGAGGTGATCGGCGACGCCCTCTACGCCACTCGCGCCGACAAGATCGCCGCCGCCCTGGCCGGCAAGCCCTGCAGCTTCGAAGCCAAGACGCCGCACCGCGACGGGCGCACGCGGCATGCGCTGATGAAGTACCTGCCGCGCTACGGCGCCGATGGCGCGATCAATGGCTTCTACATCTTCGTGATCGACGAAACCGAGCGCAGACAGACCGAGGAGGCCCTGCGCCACCTCAACGAAACCCTGGAAGAACGGGTGGCCGAGCGCACCCAGGCGCTGGCCGCCGCCAACCAGCGCCTGCAGAGCGAGATGTTCGAGCGCGAGCGCGCCGAAAACGCCCTGCGCCATGCGCAGAAGATGGAAGCTGTGGGCCAGCTCACTGGTGGTATCGCCCATGACTTCAACAACATGCTCACCGGCATCATCGGCAGCCTGGAACTGATGCAGCGCTACATCGACGACAATCGCAGCGCCGAGATCGGCCGTTTCACCGAGGCCGCGATGTCCTCGGCCAAGCGCGCGGCCGCCCTCACCCATCGCCTGCTGGCGTTTTCCCGTCGCCAGTCGCTGGACCGCCGGCCACTGGAGCCGAACCAGCTGGTGCGTTCGCTGCACGACCTGTTCAACCACACCAAGGGCGAACATATCGAGCTGAAGATGAACCTGGGCGACAACGTCTGGTCGATCAACAGCGATGCCAGCCAGCTGGAAAACGCCCTGCTCAACCTGGTGATCAACGCCCGCGACGCCATGCCCGACGGCGGCGTGCTGACCATCGAGACTGCCAACAGCTACCTCAACGGCAGCGACCTCAATACCCTGGAGCCGGTCAAGGCCGGCGACTACGTGATGCTCGGCGTCAGCGACAACGGCGCCGGCATGACCCCACGGGTGCTGGCCAAGGCCTTCGATCCGTTCTTCACCACCAAGCCCATCGGCCAGGGCACGGGCCTGGGGCTGTCGATGATCTATGGCTTCGCCCAGCAATCCGGCGGCCACCTGACCATCACCAGCGAACCGGGCCAAGGCACCTGCGTGCGCCTGTACCTGCCACGCCTGCACAGCGCCGTCCAGGCCGACAGCCCGGTACAGGCCAGCGTCGAAGCGCCGTACGCGGTGGCCGGCGAATCGGTGATGCTGGTGGAAGACGACCCGGCGGTGCGCATGCTGGTGCTCAACGTGCTGCGCGAGCTGGGCTACACCACCTTCGAGGCCGAGGACGCCAAGAGCGCGCTGCCATTGCTGGAGTCCGAGCGGCGCGTCGACCTGCTGGTGACCGACGTCGGCCTGCCGGGCATGAACGGCCGACAACTGGCGGAAATCGCCCGCCAGCAGCGGCCGCAGCTCAAGGTCCTGTTCATGACCGGCTACGCGGAAAAGGCCGCCGAGCGCCAGGGCTTTCTCGACGCCGGCATGGACCTGATCGCCAAGCCGTTTTCCATCGAGGCCCTGGCCCAGAAGATTCGTCAGATGATCGGCCAGCAGGGCTGA
- a CDS encoding peptidylprolyl isomerase, producing MKAQARHILVKTAEEAEQLKQRIAKGEAFDVLAKKYSTCPSGKRGGDLGEVRPGQMVGAIDQVIFKKPLRTVHGPIKSKFGYHLVQVFYRD from the coding sequence ATGAAAGCCCAAGCCCGCCACATCCTGGTGAAAACCGCCGAAGAGGCCGAACAGCTCAAGCAGCGCATCGCCAAGGGCGAGGCCTTCGACGTGCTGGCGAAGAAATACTCCACCTGCCCCTCCGGCAAACGCGGCGGCGACCTGGGTGAAGTACGGCCGGGGCAGATGGTCGGGGCCATCGACCAGGTGATCTTCAAGAAGCCCCTGCGCACCGTGCACGGGCCGATCAAGAGCAAGTTCGGTTATCACCTGGTGCAGGTGTTCTACCGTGATTGA
- a CDS encoding RidA family protein: MSITRYGTGSTAGGGQPRPFARAVEADGWLYVSGQVPALDGEIIHGGIVEQTHQTMRNVVAILEEAGYGLEDVVRVGVWLEDPRDFWSFNKVFGEYFKPEHAPARACVQASMMVDCKVEIDCVAYKKKG, translated from the coding sequence ATGAGCATCACTCGCTACGGCACCGGCAGCACCGCCGGCGGTGGCCAACCCCGTCCTTTCGCTCGTGCCGTTGAGGCCGATGGCTGGTTGTATGTGTCCGGTCAGGTGCCGGCACTGGATGGCGAAATTATTCATGGCGGCATCGTTGAGCAGACGCATCAGACGATGCGCAATGTGGTGGCGATTCTGGAGGAGGCGGGGTACGGCCTGGAGGATGTGGTGCGGGTCGGGGTGTGGCTGGAGGATCCGCGGGATTTCTGGAGTTTCAACAAGGTGTTCGGTGAGTACTTCAAGCCGGAGCATGCGCCGGCGCGGGCTTGTGTGCAGGCCAGCATGATGGTGGATTGCAAGGTTGAGATTGATTGTGTGGCCTACAAGAAGAAGGGCTGA
- a CDS encoding amino acid deaminase, whose translation MSSVLTNAAVEKGAAQPGVSLVRDVSLPALVLHRAALEHNIRWMQKFVSDSGAELAPHGKTSMTPALFRRQLEAGAWGITLATAVQTRAAYAHGVRRVLMANQLVGTPNMGLIAELLADSGFDFYCMVDHPDNVADLGQFFAARGVRLNVMIEYGVVGGRCGCRSEQEVLELARAIKAQPALALCGIEGYEGVIHGDHAVSGIREFAASLVRLAVQLQDDGLFAIDKPIITASGSAWYDLIAESFEAQNAQGRFLSVLRPGSYVAHDHGIYKEAQCCVLDRRSDLHEGLRPALEVWAHVQSLPEPGFAVIALGKRDVAYDAGLPVPLLRYKPGVVPAKGDDVSACKVTAVMDQHAFMTVAPGVELRVGDIISFGTSHPCLTFDKWRTGLLVDERLDVLESMETCF comes from the coding sequence ATGTCTTCTGTATTGACCAACGCAGCGGTGGAAAAGGGCGCGGCCCAACCCGGCGTCAGCCTGGTGCGCGATGTCAGCCTGCCGGCCCTGGTGCTGCATCGCGCGGCGCTGGAGCACAACATCCGCTGGATGCAGAAGTTCGTCAGCGACAGCGGCGCCGAGCTGGCGCCCCACGGCAAGACCAGCATGACCCCGGCACTGTTTCGTCGGCAGCTGGAGGCGGGCGCTTGGGGCATCACCCTGGCCACCGCGGTGCAGACCCGCGCGGCTTACGCTCACGGCGTGCGCCGGGTGTTGATGGCCAACCAGCTGGTGGGTACGCCGAACATGGGGCTGATCGCCGAGCTGCTGGCCGACTCGGGTTTCGACTTCTATTGCATGGTCGATCACCCGGACAACGTCGCCGACCTCGGGCAGTTCTTTGCCGCGCGCGGGGTGCGCCTGAACGTGATGATCGAATACGGCGTGGTCGGCGGTCGTTGTGGCTGCCGCAGCGAGCAGGAAGTGCTGGAGCTGGCGCGCGCAATCAAGGCGCAACCGGCCTTGGCCTTGTGCGGCATCGAGGGTTACGAAGGGGTGATCCATGGCGATCACGCGGTGAGTGGCATTCGTGAGTTTGCCGCGTCCCTGGTGCGCCTGGCGGTGCAGTTGCAGGACGACGGGTTGTTCGCCATCGATAAGCCGATCATCACTGCCTCGGGTTCGGCCTGGTATGACTTGATCGCTGAATCCTTCGAGGCGCAGAACGCCCAGGGGCGTTTCCTCAGTGTGCTGCGCCCCGGCAGTTATGTGGCTCATGACCACGGCATCTATAAAGAGGCACAGTGCTGCGTGCTCGACCGTCGCAGCGACCTGCACGAAGGCCTGCGCCCGGCGCTGGAAGTCTGGGCCCATGTGCAGTCCCTGCCGGAGCCGGGGTTCGCGGTGATCGCCCTGGGCAAGCGCGATGTGGCTTATGACGCCGGGTTGCCGGTGCCGTTGTTGCGCTACAAGCCGGGTGTAGTGCCGGCCAAGGGCGATGATGTCAGCGCCTGCAAGGTCACGGCGGTGATGGACCAGCACGCGTTCATGACGGTGGCGCCGGGGGTTGAGTTGCGGGTGGGGGACATTATTTCTTTCGGTACCTCGCACCCGTGTTTGACCTTTGATAAGTGGCGCACCGGGTTGTTGGTGGATGAGCGGCTGGATGTGCTGGAGAGCATGGAGACCTGTTTCTAA
- a CDS encoding 3-hydroxybutyrate dehydrogenase gives MSNLAGKTALVTGSTSGIGLGIALSLAKAGANLILNGFGDASTVIAEVARLNKDSGGKVGHHPADVSDPAQIADMLAYAEREFGGVDILVNNAGIQHVAAVEEFPVERWDSIIAINLSSVFHSTRLSLPGMRAKGWGRIVNIASVHGQVGSVGKAAYVAAKHGVIGLTKVVGLETATSNVTCNAICPGWVLTPLVQKQIDDRAAAGVDPQQAQHDLLAEKQPSLEFVTPSQLGELVLFLCSEAGSQVRGAAWNIDGGWLAQ, from the coding sequence ATGAGCAATCTTGCGGGCAAGACCGCCCTCGTCACCGGCTCCACCAGCGGCATTGGCCTGGGGATCGCCCTGAGCCTGGCCAAGGCCGGCGCCAACCTGATCCTCAACGGCTTCGGCGATGCCTCGACAGTGATCGCCGAGGTCGCGCGCCTCAACAAAGACAGCGGCGGCAAGGTCGGCCATCACCCGGCCGACGTCAGCGACCCGGCGCAGATCGCCGACATGCTCGCCTACGCCGAGCGCGAGTTCGGCGGCGTCGATATCCTGGTCAACAACGCCGGCATCCAGCATGTGGCGGCGGTGGAGGAATTCCCGGTGGAGCGCTGGGACTCGATCATCGCCATCAACCTGTCGTCGGTGTTCCACAGCACCCGCCTGAGCCTGCCGGGCATGCGTGCCAAGGGCTGGGGGCGGATCGTCAACATCGCCTCGGTGCATGGTCAGGTCGGCTCGGTGGGCAAGGCCGCCTATGTGGCGGCCAAACACGGAGTGATCGGCCTGACCAAGGTGGTCGGCCTGGAAACCGCCACCAGCAACGTCACCTGCAACGCCATCTGCCCGGGCTGGGTCCTGACCCCGCTGGTGCAGAAACAGATCGACGACCGCGCCGCGGCCGGTGTCGACCCGCAACAGGCGCAGCACGACCTGCTGGCGGAAAAACAGCCGTCCCTGGAGTTCGTCACGCCTTCGCAGTTGGGCGAGTTGGTCCTATTCTTGTGCAGTGAGGCCGGCAGCCAGGTGCGTGGCGCGGCATGGAATATCGACGGCGGCTGGTTGGCGCAATAA
- a CDS encoding IclR family transcriptional regulator, with translation MTEDTIKRRAKGLDRAFDILDFLKEIGQPLRPNDIAKGIGSPKSTVYELVASLLERRILEPVGQDGHVYLGRQLYFLGQAHLRHFDLTREADSALQEIVSQTRETAQMCLLNGRKYTVALMKEGERHFRISSNIGENAPIPWTASGRLLLGHLSDEQIVELIDERDFILPDGERLPLATFLKEIRQATKDGFFSFDSVADTFTHCFAAPVRDERGVCICTLCIVAPRADAQNNYADYRRVLIDSANRLARRIND, from the coding sequence ATGACCGAAGACACCATCAAGCGCCGGGCCAAGGGGCTGGACCGGGCGTTCGATATTCTCGATTTCCTCAAGGAGATCGGCCAGCCGTTGCGGCCCAACGATATCGCCAAGGGCATCGGCAGCCCCAAGTCCACGGTGTACGAGCTGGTGGCGTCCTTGCTGGAGCGGCGGATTCTGGAGCCGGTGGGCCAGGACGGGCATGTGTACCTGGGGCGGCAGCTGTACTTCCTGGGGCAGGCCCATCTGCGCCATTTCGATCTGACCCGCGAGGCCGACTCGGCCTTGCAGGAGATTGTCAGCCAGACCCGCGAGACCGCGCAGATGTGCCTGCTCAACGGGCGCAAATACACGGTGGCGCTGATGAAGGAGGGCGAGCGGCATTTTCGCATTTCCTCGAATATCGGCGAGAACGCGCCAATTCCCTGGACCGCTTCCGGGCGGCTGTTGCTGGGGCATTTGAGCGATGAGCAGATCGTCGAGTTGATCGACGAGCGCGACTTCATTCTCCCCGACGGTGAGCGCCTGCCTTTGGCGACTTTCTTGAAGGAAATCCGCCAGGCCACGAAGGACGGTTTTTTCTCCTTCGACAGTGTGGCCGACACCTTTACCCATTGCTTCGCCGCCCCGGTGCGGGACGAGCGCGGGGTGTGCATCTGCACCCTGTGCATCGTCGCGCCACGGGCCGATGCCCAGAACAATTACGCTGACTACCGCCGGGTGCTGATCGACAGCGCGAATCGCCTGGCCCGTCGCATCAACGACTAG
- a CDS encoding acetoacetate--CoA ligase: MSELLWQPSAERISKTRMEAFRRLINHRYDLDIDDYPALHQWSIEQREAFWQAIVDFFDVEFHAPPSAVLIEGSSMPAAQWFPDATLNFAEHLLKRRDDGVAVVAINENGQREQLTYNQLAAHVAGLQQSLRAAGVGLGDRVAACMPNTWQTLVGMLATTSLGAVWSSSSPDFGTQGVIDRFGQIEPKVLITCAGYRYAGKQIDQTAKVNEILERLPSLQQLIVVPYARPEARAEDFRTSARVALWDDFYRPGGEPQFVAVPFSHPLYILYSSGTTGVPKCILHSTGGVLLQHLKEHGLHSDLHAGEVLFYYTTCGWMMWNWLVSALAVGATVLLYDGSPFHPAPEHLIDLIDQEGISVFGTSPKYLVALEKAGIEPRQSHSLTSLKTLLSTGSPLSPQSFDYVYRAFKQDLCLASMSGGTDIISCFIIGNPLLPVHRGEMQGKGLGMAVEVWNDQGQAVIGEKGELVCTRHFPAMPIGLWHDPRHEKLRASYFSQFPGVWAQGDYAEQLAHGSWLIHGRSDAVLNPGGVRIGTAEIYRQVEKLEQVLESLAIGQQWDNDVRVVLFVRLQDGVQLDDALQEQIRQVIRANTTPRHVPAKILAVSDIPRTISGKIVELAVRNVVHGLPVKNTDALANPEALEQFRDRVELRS, translated from the coding sequence ATGTCCGAATTACTCTGGCAACCCAGTGCCGAGCGCATCAGCAAGACCCGCATGGAAGCCTTCCGGCGCTTGATCAATCACCGTTATGACCTGGACATCGACGACTACCCGGCCCTGCACCAATGGAGCATCGAGCAGCGCGAAGCCTTCTGGCAGGCCATAGTCGATTTCTTCGATGTCGAGTTCCATGCGCCCCCCAGCGCGGTGCTGATCGAAGGCAGCAGCATGCCCGCCGCCCAGTGGTTTCCCGACGCCACCCTGAACTTCGCCGAACACCTGCTCAAGCGCCGTGACGATGGCGTCGCGGTGGTGGCGATCAACGAGAACGGCCAGCGCGAACAGCTGACCTACAACCAGCTGGCGGCCCATGTCGCCGGCCTGCAACAGAGCCTGCGGGCCGCCGGCGTCGGCCTCGGCGACCGGGTCGCCGCCTGCATGCCCAATACCTGGCAGACCCTGGTGGGCATGCTCGCCACCACCAGCCTCGGGGCCGTCTGGTCCAGCTCCTCGCCGGACTTCGGCACCCAGGGGGTGATCGACCGTTTCGGCCAGATCGAACCCAAGGTGCTGATCACCTGCGCCGGCTACCGCTATGCCGGCAAACAGATCGACCAGACGGCCAAGGTCAACGAAATCCTCGAACGCCTGCCGTCCCTGCAACAGCTGATCGTCGTGCCGTACGCCCGGCCCGAAGCCCGCGCCGAAGACTTCCGCACCTCGGCCAGGGTTGCGCTGTGGGACGACTTCTACCGCCCCGGCGGCGAGCCCCAGTTCGTCGCCGTACCCTTCTCCCACCCGCTGTACATCCTCTATTCCAGCGGCACCACCGGCGTGCCCAAGTGCATCCTCCACAGCACCGGCGGCGTGCTATTGCAGCACCTCAAGGAGCACGGCCTGCACTCCGACCTGCACGCAGGCGAGGTGCTGTTCTACTACACCACCTGCGGCTGGATGATGTGGAACTGGCTGGTCTCCGCTCTGGCGGTGGGCGCCACGGTGCTGTTGTACGACGGCTCGCCGTTCCACCCGGCGCCCGAACACTTGATCGACCTGATCGACCAGGAAGGCATCAGCGTCTTCGGCACCAGCCCCAAGTACCTGGTGGCGCTGGAAAAGGCCGGCATCGAGCCACGCCAAAGCCATTCCCTGACCAGCCTCAAGACCCTGCTCAGCACCGGCTCGCCGCTGTCGCCGCAGAGCTTCGACTACGTGTACCGGGCGTTCAAACAGGACCTGTGCCTGGCCTCCATGTCCGGCGGCACCGATATCATTTCCTGCTTCATCATCGGTAACCCGTTGTTGCCGGTGCACCGCGGCGAAATGCAGGGCAAGGGCCTGGGCATGGCCGTGGAGGTGTGGAACGACCAGGGCCAGGCGGTGATCGGCGAAAAGGGCGAACTGGTCTGCACCCGGCATTTCCCGGCCATGCCCATCGGCCTGTGGCACGACCCGCGGCACGAGAAGCTGCGCGCCTCCTACTTCAGCCAGTTCCCCGGGGTCTGGGCCCAGGGCGACTATGCCGAGCAACTGGCCCATGGCAGCTGGCTGATTCACGGCCGCTCCGATGCCGTGCTCAACCCCGGCGGCGTGCGCATCGGCACCGCGGAAATCTACCGCCAGGTGGAGAAACTCGAGCAGGTGCTGGAAAGCCTGGCCATCGGTCAGCAATGGGACAACGACGTGCGGGTGGTGCTGTTCGTCCGCCTGCAGGACGGCGTGCAACTGGACGATGCCCTGCAGGAGCAGATCCGCCAGGTGATCCGCGCCAACACCACGCCCCGCCACGTGCCGGCGAAGATCCTCGCGGTCAGCGACATTCCCCGGACCATCAGCGGCAAGATCGTCGAACTGGCGGTGCGCAACGTGGTGCACGGGTTGCCGGTGAAAAACACCGACGCCCTGGCCAACCCCGAGGCGCTGGAGCAGTTTCGCGATCGGGTGGAATTGCGCAGCTAG